The Bernardetia litoralis DSM 6794 genome includes a window with the following:
- a CDS encoding IS4 family transposase produces MRYSLTNEINKLIDRFPILSHLSRKKFLAMYILALINSRNVQFCETANHLNPEVKNKSNETRIQDFYRKAELNFDQIALLFFCIFPSSQKLDIVIDRTEWDFGKYQCNILMVVLSNRTLTLPFYWELLDNKSGNSNTENRIDLVKKCLDIILPQRISLFVGDREFVGHHWFKYLKYNKINFCFRIPKHHNIVHYDEHMNKIVQKAEHLHQAYPNGITLSNRLVDGIVGNVYIGTGKDGELLFLFGNLAAPTLPKYYERRWTIESFFQNLKGRGFNLKITHLQNSEKLKKLIACVSLAYAFCSNTGLYEHRKVQKIKNKNHGRKSTSFARKGIDIIRDLLKQTELLDQLVEKFVKIICINARKIIAKSDFLHEKMVI; encoded by the coding sequence ATGAGATATTCTCTCACTAACGAAATTAATAAATTAATAGACCGTTTCCCAATTCTTTCGCACCTTTCTCGTAAAAAATTTCTAGCTATGTATATTTTAGCTTTAATTAATAGTAGAAATGTGCAATTTTGTGAAACAGCAAATCACCTCAATCCAGAAGTTAAAAATAAATCTAATGAAACTAGAATACAAGATTTTTACAGAAAAGCAGAGTTAAATTTTGACCAAATTGCACTTCTATTTTTTTGTATTTTTCCCTCTTCTCAAAAATTAGACATTGTTATAGATCGTACAGAATGGGATTTTGGTAAATATCAATGCAATATTCTAATGGTTGTGCTAAGTAATCGTACACTTACTTTACCTTTTTATTGGGAATTATTAGATAATAAAAGTGGCAATTCCAACACCGAAAATAGGATAGATTTAGTAAAAAAATGTTTGGACATCATTCTTCCTCAACGAATTAGTTTATTTGTTGGAGATAGGGAATTTGTAGGTCATCATTGGTTTAAGTATCTGAAATACAATAAGATAAATTTTTGTTTTCGAATTCCCAAACATCATAATATTGTTCATTATGACGAACACATGAATAAAATAGTGCAAAAAGCAGAGCATCTTCATCAAGCTTATCCTAATGGAATAACTTTGTCTAATAGATTAGTAGATGGTATTGTAGGAAATGTATATATAGGAACAGGAAAAGATGGAGAACTTTTATTTTTATTTGGCAATTTAGCAGCTCCTACTTTACCTAAATACTATGAAAGAAGGTGGACAATAGAGAGCTTTTTTCAGAACTTAAAAGGAAGAGGTTTTAATTTAAAAATTACTCATTTACAAAATAGCGAAAAGCTTAAAAAATTGATTGCTTGCGTTTCTCTAGCTTATGCTTTTTGTTCTAATACAGGGCTGTACGAACATAGAAAAGTGCAAAAAATAAAAAATAAAAATCATGGCAGAAAATCTACAAGTTTTGCACGAAAAGGAATAGACATAATACGAGATTTATTAAAACAGACAGAATTATTAGACCAACTTGTTGAAAAATTTGTCAAAATTATTTGCATAAATGCACGAAAAATAATTGCCAAATCTGATTTTTTACACGAAAAAATGGTAATTTAA
- the mutL gene encoding DNA mismatch repair endonuclease MutL, whose amino-acid sequence MLDIIRLLPESLANQIAAGEVVQRPASVVKEMLENSVDAEATTIELVLKDAGKILIQVIDNGKGMSETDARMCFERHATSKIIEPDDLYNILTFGFRGEAMASVAAVAQVELRTKQEDQEIGTFIYIEGSEVKKHEPIATQKGTSLAVKNLFFNTPARRKFLKSNSVELRHITQEFERVALANPHINFSMHHNGQEIYNLREGKLARRIVAMFGKSYQSNLLTCQEDVETIKLLGYVGKPQAAKKTKGSQYFFVNNRFIKSGYLHHAVMTAYEGLLPKDAHPFYVLFIEIDPKKIDINVHPTKTEIKFDDERTVYVVVQSAVKQALGVSQVVSPLDFDTDANFLNPSNYSKNQNENYVVDENNDDEPKTFFSDFSKYDDKKTNENKDFIGKYDKDENKGTYGSYINEPFNRKKDLKSHERPEPTERQKSNQKNWERIYLSDEDMEASGERRGTSNEGVNRDKGQVNTDYNTPRPSSHASRPQVFRSSANNLSKVELEAEIKSSKSKIVNSHKRHVFWVANRFVASPTKSGMILIDASAAHERILYERYEQRIAKSTNNIATSQQILFPPTLTFSVVDYELLKEVLHELKNLGFSIEINDKLEEKQQIRLIGLPADLLKEKGESILEALLEQFKYNQTTIKIPKRENILRAFAKRASMQTKNYFSTEEMQSLIDELFACQQPNYTPDGKKIFMLLDTEMIEQLFL is encoded by the coding sequence ATGTTAGACATTATCCGTTTGCTTCCCGAATCACTTGCCAATCAAATTGCTGCTGGAGAAGTTGTGCAACGCCCTGCCTCTGTAGTCAAAGAAATGCTAGAAAACTCTGTTGATGCAGAAGCAACAACTATTGAGTTAGTATTAAAAGATGCAGGAAAAATACTCATTCAAGTAATTGATAATGGAAAAGGAATGTCTGAAACGGATGCTAGAATGTGTTTTGAAAGACATGCAACATCCAAAATAATAGAACCTGATGATTTGTATAATATTCTTACATTTGGGTTTAGAGGCGAAGCGATGGCTTCAGTTGCAGCTGTTGCACAGGTAGAGCTTAGAACAAAACAAGAAGACCAAGAAATAGGAACATTTATTTATATAGAAGGCTCAGAAGTAAAAAAACACGAACCAATAGCTACACAAAAAGGAACTTCTTTGGCTGTCAAAAATTTATTTTTTAATACCCCAGCACGACGAAAATTTTTAAAATCTAATTCTGTTGAGTTGCGTCATATTACACAAGAATTTGAGCGTGTCGCTTTGGCAAATCCTCATATAAATTTTTCTATGCACCACAACGGACAGGAAATTTATAATCTAAGAGAAGGAAAATTAGCAAGGCGAATTGTAGCAATGTTTGGAAAAAGTTATCAATCTAATCTTTTGACATGCCAAGAAGACGTAGAAACAATCAAACTTTTGGGTTATGTAGGTAAGCCACAAGCAGCCAAAAAAACAAAAGGAAGTCAGTATTTTTTTGTAAATAATCGTTTCATCAAAAGTGGTTATTTGCATCACGCAGTTATGACGGCTTATGAAGGACTTTTGCCAAAAGATGCACACCCTTTTTATGTTTTGTTTATAGAAATTGACCCAAAAAAGATTGACATAAATGTACACCCCACCAAAACAGAAATAAAATTTGATGATGAAAGAACAGTTTATGTAGTTGTTCAATCAGCTGTAAAACAGGCTTTAGGAGTTTCTCAAGTAGTTTCTCCTTTAGATTTTGATACAGATGCAAATTTTTTAAATCCTTCAAATTATTCTAAAAATCAAAACGAAAATTATGTAGTTGATGAGAATAATGATGATGAACCTAAAACCTTCTTTTCAGATTTTTCAAAATATGATGATAAAAAGACCAATGAAAATAAAGATTTTATTGGAAAATATGATAAAGATGAAAACAAAGGAACTTACGGAAGTTATATCAATGAGCCATTTAATAGGAAAAAAGATTTAAAATCACACGAAAGACCAGAACCAACAGAAAGACAAAAAAGCAATCAAAAAAATTGGGAAAGAATTTATCTAAGTGATGAAGACATGGAGGCGAGTGGTGAGAGGCGAGGAACAAGTAATGAGGGAGTGAATAGAGATAAGGGACAAGTAAATACAGATTACAACACCCCACGCCCTTCATCTCACGCCTCACGCCCCCAAGTATTCCGAAGTTCTGCAAATAATCTTTCCAAAGTTGAGTTAGAAGCTGAGATAAAATCTTCTAAATCAAAAATAGTAAATAGTCATAAACGTCATGTTTTTTGGGTTGCAAATCGTTTTGTAGCAAGTCCGACCAAATCGGGAATGATTTTAATTGATGCTTCGGCTGCTCATGAGCGTATTTTGTATGAACGTTATGAACAAAGAATTGCCAAAAGTACAAATAACATAGCCACTTCACAGCAAATTCTTTTTCCTCCGACGCTTACCTTTTCGGTGGTAGATTATGAGCTTTTGAAAGAAGTTTTGCACGAACTTAAAAACTTAGGTTTTTCGATAGAAATTAATGATAAACTAGAAGAAAAGCAACAAATTCGTCTGATTGGTCTTCCTGCTGATTTATTGAAAGAAAAAGGAGAGTCTATTTTGGAGGCACTTTTAGAACAGTTTAAGTACAATCAAACGACAATCAAAATTCCTAAAAGAGAAAATATTTTGCGTGCCTTTGCTAAACGTGCCTCTATGCAAACTAAAAATTATTTTTCTACTGAAGAAATGCAAAGTTTGATTGATGAACTTTTTGCTTGTCAGCAACCGAATTATACACCTGATGGAAAGAAAATATTTATGCTTTTGGATACAGAAATGATTGAGCAGTTGTTTTTGTAA
- a CDS encoding FAD-binding oxidoreductase, which translates to MSLDIANFEKSTNKFGKLTPQILQDFEKIVGKEYVFTDDKNRDAYSRDHTEDYSFLPDVVLKPRTPQEISQIMKICNEHVLPVTPRGGGTSLSGGALPTNNGVVISMERFNEILEIDTLNLQATVETGVITEVFQNAVKEKNLFYPPDPASKGTCFIGGNISHNSGGPKAVKYGVTRDYVLNLEVVLPTGEIIWTGANVLKNSTGYNLTQLITGSEGTLGIVTKIVFKLRPYPHKNIALLVPFESNEEACRAISAIYIAGVTPSGMEFMEREAIERTAFYLEDKMNQKTSIDLPDNIQAHLIIELDGNNEESMMIDAEKIVETLENGFKIGEILFADSDAQKEELWRLRRNISPAVNAYSLSKAEDVVVPRGNLPQLITAIKTIGNEYGFRSVCFGHAGDGNLHVNILKENISDQDWNTKVNDGIGEIFKEVVRLGGMLSGEHGIGIAKRPYMSIALGEANLRLMREIKKAFDPNGILNAGKIF; encoded by the coding sequence ATGTCTTTAGATATTGCAAATTTTGAAAAAAGCACCAATAAATTTGGAAAACTTACTCCTCAAATCCTTCAAGATTTTGAAAAAATTGTAGGGAAGGAATATGTTTTTACAGATGATAAAAACCGAGATGCTTATTCTCGTGACCATACTGAAGATTATTCTTTCTTACCTGATGTTGTCTTAAAACCACGTACACCACAAGAAATTAGTCAGATTATGAAAATTTGTAATGAGCATGTTTTGCCTGTTACACCTCGTGGTGGTGGTACAAGTTTGAGTGGTGGAGCATTACCAACTAATAATGGTGTCGTAATTTCAATGGAAAGATTCAATGAAATTTTAGAAATTGATACACTAAACCTTCAAGCAACCGTCGAAACAGGCGTAATTACGGAAGTATTTCAAAATGCTGTTAAAGAAAAAAATCTTTTTTATCCACCCGACCCAGCTAGTAAAGGTACTTGTTTTATTGGTGGAAATATTTCTCACAACTCTGGAGGCCCAAAAGCTGTAAAATATGGCGTTACTCGTGATTATGTTTTGAATTTAGAAGTTGTTTTGCCAACAGGCGAAATTATCTGGACAGGCGCAAATGTACTCAAAAATTCGACAGGTTATAATCTTACACAATTGATAACAGGAAGCGAAGGAACATTAGGAATCGTAACCAAAATCGTTTTCAAACTTCGTCCTTATCCTCACAAAAATATTGCTTTACTTGTTCCTTTTGAAAGCAACGAAGAAGCATGTAGAGCTATTTCAGCCATTTACATTGCTGGAGTTACACCTTCAGGAATGGAATTTATGGAACGTGAAGCCATAGAAAGAACAGCTTTTTATTTGGAAGACAAAATGAATCAAAAAACAAGTATTGATTTACCAGATAATATACAAGCGCATTTGATTATTGAATTGGACGGAAACAATGAAGAATCAATGATGATAGATGCTGAAAAAATTGTAGAAACATTAGAAAATGGATTTAAGATAGGCGAAATTTTGTTTGCAGATTCGGATGCACAAAAAGAAGAACTTTGGAGGTTGCGTAGAAATATTTCACCTGCTGTAAATGCCTATTCACTTTCAAAAGCTGAAGATGTGGTTGTACCTCGTGGAAATTTACCTCAATTGATTACTGCAATCAAAACGATAGGAAACGAATATGGTTTTCGTTCGGTTTGTTTTGGACATGCAGGCGACGGAAATCTACATGTAAATATCTTAAAAGAAAATATTTCTGACCAAGACTGGAATACAAAAGTAAATGATGGAATTGGAGAAATTTTTAAAGAAGTAGTGCGTTTGGGTGGAATGCTTTCAGGCGAACACGGAATTGGAATTGCCAAACGCCCCTATATGTCTATTGCATTAGGCGAGGCAAACTTAAGATTAATGAGAGAAATCAAAAAAGCCTTTGACCCTAATGGAATATTAAATGCAGGTAAGATATTTTAA
- a CDS encoding DUF5684 domain-containing protein: MEEGIGIVGGIIYLAIIILMIASFWKIFEKAGKPGWASLIPIYNIIVILEIVNKPIWWVVLFLIPIVNIVIAIIVYIELAKAFGKDTGFGIGLVLLGIVFFPMLAFGDAQYQGAGEKMYDDEILDRG, translated from the coding sequence ATGGAAGAAGGAATCGGCATTGTTGGTGGCATTATTTATTTAGCTATTATCATTTTAATGATAGCTTCATTTTGGAAAATTTTTGAAAAAGCAGGAAAACCAGGGTGGGCTTCTCTTATTCCAATTTATAATATAATTGTTATATTAGAAATAGTAAACAAACCTATTTGGTGGGTAGTATTATTTTTAATTCCTATTGTTAATATAGTTATTGCAATTATAGTTTATATTGAATTAGCTAAAGCATTTGGAAAAGACACAGGCTTTGGTATTGGTTTGGTACTTTTAGGAATTGTATTTTTTCCAATGCTTGCTTTTGGAGATGCCCAATATCAAGGTGCAGGAGAAAAAATGTATGACGACGAAATCTTAGATAGAGGATAA
- a CDS encoding NADH-quinone oxidoreductase subunit N: MNDTFYFFSGQDINFLKSELLLVVAWLIAFCGLLLPKKNIFLFVSSFCSIAILANLMLLIFSLGKIEPDTTTFFWNDLFYQNRFTNYLKILISVCALFSIWIQNSYNKKNSKTVSEWFVILLGGILSAQFLLISATIFGIYVSLELLSICGYLLVAFYDKEIKNKKNSVNQKGKLIASSFNYLVFGAVSSACLLYGFSWWYGISGSFSIPVIFDFVSSNSFIESNQTTFLIGFLLIGIGFLFKLAAVPLHFWISEVYKNTSSGTVFFLATIPKIAVTGILFFILNHSIHLPSNLQEIVFSVLSILGVLSALFGGFLAIQQTNFKCFFAYSGVSQIGFLMLLLVYNFQNSIISTNGILIFWIFYVLSNAIIWKFGAELDKDNADLSIKDLKNLSFISKIILSLASLSLAGLPPLGGFLVKMIVLFVAYQNYNFHSENSIYLFSLIGIGIATLIGFFYYLKIPYYLFLKPSVGTQAMARNRFSKLTLCCSILLILINIVLTIYGIRFL, encoded by the coding sequence ATGAATGATACTTTTTACTTTTTTTCTGGGCAAGATATAAATTTTCTCAAATCCGAACTACTTTTAGTTGTGGCTTGGTTGATAGCTTTTTGTGGACTTTTATTGCCTAAAAAAAACATCTTTCTTTTTGTTTCTTCTTTTTGCTCTATTGCTATTTTGGCAAATTTAATGTTACTTATTTTTTCTTTAGGTAAAATTGAACCTGATACAACTACTTTTTTTTGGAATGATTTATTTTATCAAAATAGATTTACCAATTATCTCAAAATACTGATTTCAGTTTGCGCACTTTTTAGTATTTGGATTCAAAATTCGTATAATAAAAAAAATTCTAAAACAGTTTCTGAATGGTTTGTTATTCTGCTAGGAGGAATTTTGAGCGCACAATTTTTACTTATCTCAGCTACTATTTTTGGAATTTATGTGAGCTTGGAATTGCTTTCTATTTGTGGCTATTTGTTGGTTGCTTTTTATGATAAGGAAATAAAAAACAAAAAAAATTCTGTTAACCAAAAAGGTAAATTAATTGCTTCTTCTTTCAATTATCTTGTTTTTGGTGCTGTGAGTTCGGCTTGTTTGCTTTATGGATTTTCTTGGTGGTATGGCATTAGTGGCTCTTTTTCTATTCCTGTCATCTTTGATTTTGTTTCCTCAAATAGTTTTATAGAATCAAATCAAACTACTTTTTTAATTGGTTTTCTTTTGATTGGAATTGGTTTTTTGTTTAAATTAGCAGCTGTTCCACTTCATTTTTGGATAAGCGAAGTATATAAGAATACTTCTTCTGGAACAGTTTTTTTCTTGGCAACAATTCCAAAAATTGCAGTTACTGGGATTTTGTTTTTTATCTTGAATCATTCAATTCACCTTCCTTCCAATCTTCAAGAAATTGTTTTTTCTGTTCTTTCTATTTTGGGAGTTTTGTCTGCTCTTTTTGGTGGATTTTTGGCTATTCAACAAACAAATTTCAAATGCTTTTTTGCTTATTCTGGAGTTTCTCAAATCGGTTTTTTGATGTTGCTTTTAGTTTATAATTTTCAAAACTCTATTATTTCTACAAATGGAATTCTTATTTTTTGGATTTTCTATGTTTTATCAAATGCTATTATTTGGAAATTTGGGGCAGAGTTAGATAAAGATAATGCAGACCTATCAATCAAAGATTTAAAAAACCTGTCTTTTATCTCAAAAATAATTCTTTCTCTTGCTTCTCTTTCTTTGGCTGGTTTGCCTCCTTTGGGTGGTTTTTTGGTAAAAATGATTGTTCTTTTTGTAGCGTATCAAAATTATAATTTTCATTCAGAAAATAGTATTTATCTTTTTTCTCTTATCGGAATCGGAATTGCTACTTTGATAGGTTTCTTTTATTATCTCAAAATCCCTTATTATTTGTTTTTGAAGCCGTCGGTAGGGACACAGGCAATGGCTAGAAATAGATTTTCTAAACTAACACTTTGCTGTTCTATCTTATTGATTTTGATAAATATAGTTTTGACTATTTATGGAATTCGATTTTTATGA
- a CDS encoding SpoIIE family protein phosphatase: MYISFFVFLFATTTLAAMLFWYDAQMHQIEKLTLALSQIDLDIRQTDKLERDFFSSEALNLEFYETGDSYYALQHRELTSKLQNELLELRTHPLIPSTNLRHRIDTLRRSVIKYETTFDDLVTKIYQRGFKNQGYEGKMSEHLDSLLQTPLDKLLLYKIRQAEQRFLLYKEEAQIEQVNALLIEFQNHIEVFTQKEYQNIATRTEKRTEWTELTNKYEILWRRLAGTERKIGYRSKLGLKGKLNQLSNQIETAIEEINREIHKNSETFRVESRKKLIWVVSGSILLNLILGLWMIRKLGTPIKRISETIHNVIENDFSVEWKPIPIQHNDEIGRLSKDVNLLVSRILERTAEVFKQNNELQEQKAELEQQTEEIAAQRDLVESKNQSIYAQNEYLEEQQEKIQLQNKNITSSINYAKRIQRAMLPSQNFLEEIFPKSFVYFNPRDIVSGDFYFFTERDDKIVIAAVDCTGHGVPGAFMSVIGNDLLTQIVVWRGVTESNLILNELHNGIVQTLKQEETENRDGMDISLCVLDKKTNEIQYSGAKNSLLYVTPNGKVNQIKGDRHHIGGVAKQLERDFTTHSIKPEKGTRFYLLTDGYLDQFGGKHSKKYSTKRFQLFIEKLKPLHIFELQHEVERNFIEWKGSEKQIDDVLVIGFEV, encoded by the coding sequence TTGTATATCTCTTTTTTTGTATTTCTTTTTGCAACTACTACACTAGCAGCAATGCTTTTTTGGTATGATGCACAGATGCACCAAATAGAAAAACTGACTTTGGCACTTTCTCAAATTGATTTGGATATTCGCCAAACTGATAAACTAGAACGTGATTTTTTTAGTTCAGAAGCTCTGAATTTAGAATTTTATGAAACGGGTGATAGTTATTATGCCTTACAACACCGAGAACTTACTTCAAAATTACAAAATGAGCTTTTAGAACTCAGAACACACCCTCTTATTCCCTCCACAAATCTGCGCCATCGTATTGATACACTTCGTCGTTCAGTCATAAAATATGAAACTACTTTTGATGATTTGGTTACCAAAATTTACCAAAGAGGTTTCAAAAACCAAGGTTATGAAGGCAAAATGAGTGAACATTTGGATTCCCTTCTCCAAACGCCATTAGACAAACTCTTGCTTTACAAAATCCGACAAGCCGAACAGCGTTTTCTTTTATACAAAGAAGAAGCTCAAATCGAACAAGTAAATGCACTTTTGATAGAATTTCAAAACCATATTGAAGTATTTACACAAAAAGAATATCAAAATATTGCCACCAGAACTGAAAAACGTACAGAATGGACAGAACTAACCAATAAATATGAAATATTATGGAGAAGATTAGCAGGAACAGAGCGAAAAATAGGCTATAGAAGTAAATTAGGTTTAAAAGGCAAACTCAATCAATTATCCAATCAAATAGAAACAGCGATTGAGGAGATAAATAGAGAAATCCACAAAAATAGCGAAACTTTTAGAGTCGAAAGTCGAAAAAAATTGATTTGGGTAGTAAGTGGAAGTATTCTCTTGAATTTAATTTTGGGTTTATGGATGATACGAAAATTAGGAACTCCAATAAAACGAATTTCAGAAACGATTCATAATGTAATCGAAAATGACTTTTCGGTAGAATGGAAACCTATTCCAATACAACATAACGACGAAATAGGAAGACTTTCAAAAGATGTAAATTTACTTGTTAGTAGGATTTTGGAACGAACAGCAGAAGTATTCAAACAAAATAATGAGTTACAAGAACAAAAAGCAGAATTAGAACAACAAACAGAAGAAATTGCAGCTCAACGAGATTTAGTAGAATCTAAAAACCAGTCTATTTATGCACAAAATGAATATTTAGAAGAGCAACAAGAAAAAATTCAGCTTCAAAACAAAAATATTACTTCAAGTATCAATTATGCAAAACGCATTCAAAGAGCAATGCTTCCAAGTCAAAATTTTTTAGAAGAAATTTTTCCAAAATCATTTGTTTATTTTAACCCTAGAGATATTGTTTCGGGTGATTTTTACTTTTTTACAGAGAGAGATGATAAAATTGTAATTGCTGCTGTTGATTGTACAGGGCACGGAGTACCAGGGGCATTTATGTCTGTAATTGGCAATGATTTGCTTACTCAAATTGTCGTTTGGAGAGGAGTAACAGAAAGTAATTTGATTTTGAATGAATTACACAACGGAATTGTGCAAACACTAAAACAAGAAGAAACTGAAAATAGAGATGGAATGGATATTTCGCTTTGTGTTTTGGATAAAAAAACAAATGAAATTCAGTATTCAGGTGCGAAAAATTCATTGCTTTATGTTACACCAAACGGAAAAGTAAATCAAATAAAAGGTGACCGTCATCACATTGGAGGTGTTGCCAAGCAGTTGGAAAGAGATTTTACCACACATTCAATCAAACCAGAAAAAGGAACTCGTTTTTATTTATTAACTGATGGATATTTAGACCAATTTGGAGGAAAACACAGCAAAAAATATTCTACAAAACGTTTTCAGTTATTTATAGAGAAATTAAAACCCTTACATATATTTGAGCTTCAGCACGAAGTAGAACGCAATTTTATTGAATGGAAAGGAAGTGAAAAACAAATTGATGACGTGCTTGTGATTGGTTTTGAAGTGTAA
- a CDS encoding prohibitin family protein has translation MNNSRNKPSISPKTVFLGIGTLSIIIVALVFLFRTFVVVESGRVGVVANFGAVQNVLLPEGMHAVNPFVSTVIQLDVRVQKMEASASASSQDLQPVTSKVALNFFLSKEKAHVIYRDLGLDYKRTIIEPVVQESIKSAAARYTAEELITKRPAVKEDVYEYIKKRLAQNNIIVTDFSIIDFNFSPEFNSAIELKQIAEQKALTALNDLERIKTEGEQERVRAQAQSDAQKLLQLSLDDDLLRLRAIEKWDGKLPVVAGEGGTFIDIAAIMKAK, from the coding sequence ATGAATAATTCAAGAAACAAACCCTCAATATCTCCCAAAACAGTCTTCCTTGGAATCGGAACTTTATCCATTATTATCGTCGCTTTAGTCTTTTTATTCAGAACCTTTGTTGTTGTAGAATCTGGGCGAGTTGGCGTAGTGGCTAATTTTGGTGCTGTTCAAAATGTTTTATTACCAGAGGGAATGCACGCTGTAAATCCTTTTGTTTCTACGGTTATTCAGCTTGATGTGCGTGTCCAAAAAATGGAGGCTTCGGCTTCGGCTTCTTCCCAAGATTTGCAGCCTGTTACTTCAAAAGTGGCTCTGAATTTCTTTTTGTCTAAAGAAAAAGCACATGTTATTTATAGAGATTTGGGCTTAGATTATAAACGAACTATTATCGAACCTGTGGTTCAAGAATCTATCAAGTCGGCTGCTGCACGTTATACTGCTGAAGAATTAATCACAAAAAGACCTGCTGTAAAAGAAGATGTTTATGAGTATATTAAAAAACGACTAGCTCAAAACAATATTATTGTTACCGACTTTTCGATTATAGATTTTAACTTTTCGCCAGAATTTAATTCTGCTATTGAATTAAAACAAATTGCAGAACAAAAAGCACTTACAGCATTAAATGACCTTGAACGTATCAAAACAGAAGGCGAGCAAGAAAGAGTACGAGCGCAAGCGCAATCTGATGCTCAAAAATTACTTCAACTTTCTTTAGATGATGACCTTTTGAGGTTGAGAGCAATCGAAAAATGGGACGGAAAACTGCCTGTTGTGGCAGGAGAAGGAGGAACATTTATAGATATTGCTGCTATTATGAAAGCTAAATAA
- a CDS encoding DDE-type integrase/transposase/recombinase: MPQIYHSNAQTNRNIRIQIQNSTQTNATLAKQFGTSSATISKWKNRDFSEDKSSAPKTIVYALSEVEKELIKKMRTSTWMSLEEVTECIQQVNSTISRSSVYRCFVKEKINTIPTEKKQEAKKFKAYQPGYLHIDVTYLPKLEGKAAYLFVAIDRATRLLFYKIYDQKTAENTELFMDECIEFFPFQISHILTDNGLEFTNRLIRSKKGNLCQKPSKMDEKCKENDIEHRLTKPNTPQTNGMVERVNGTIKQQTILKDKYKSREEMEIQMNQFLVYYNLYRRHGSLRKELNVKTPIQAIYKWFEIEPTIFKQTPKQFETKLINLQQKYNQNS; this comes from the coding sequence ATGCCACAAATTTATCACTCCAATGCTCAAACGAATAGAAATATTCGTATTCAAATTCAAAATTCTACTCAAACAAATGCTACTTTAGCAAAACAGTTTGGAACTTCATCAGCTACTATCTCTAAATGGAAAAACAGAGATTTTAGTGAAGATAAATCTTCAGCTCCTAAAACGATTGTTTACGCTTTGAGTGAAGTAGAAAAAGAGCTTATCAAAAAGATGAGAACTTCTACTTGGATGTCTCTAGAAGAGGTAACTGAGTGCATACAACAAGTCAATTCTACCATTTCTAGAAGCTCAGTTTATCGTTGTTTTGTCAAAGAAAAGATCAATACTATACCTACTGAAAAAAAACAGGAAGCTAAAAAATTTAAAGCCTATCAACCTGGTTATTTGCATATTGATGTTACTTATTTACCCAAATTAGAGGGAAAAGCAGCTTATTTATTTGTTGCTATTGATAGAGCTACACGACTTTTATTTTATAAGATATACGACCAAAAAACAGCCGAAAATACAGAACTATTTATGGACGAATGTATAGAATTTTTTCCTTTTCAAATCAGTCATATATTAACTGATAATGGACTTGAATTTACCAATCGTCTTATTCGTTCAAAAAAAGGAAATCTTTGTCAAAAACCTTCTAAAATGGACGAAAAATGCAAAGAAAATGATATAGAACACCGTTTGACTAAACCAAATACGCCACAAACCAATGGAATGGTTGAGCGAGTAAATGGAACTATAAAACAGCAAACAATTCTAAAAGATAAATACAAAAGTAGAGAAGAAATGGAAATTCAAATGAATCAATTTCTAGTCTATTATAATTTATACAGAAGACATGGATCACTAAGAAAAGAGTTAAATGTAAAAACACCTATACAAGCAATTTATAAATGGTTTGAAATAGAACCAACTATTTTTAAGCAAACACCAAAACAATTTGAAACAAAATTAATAAATTTACAACAAAAATATAATCAAAATTCATAA